The following coding sequences are from one Musa acuminata AAA Group cultivar baxijiao chromosome BXJ2-4, Cavendish_Baxijiao_AAA, whole genome shotgun sequence window:
- the LOC103982043 gene encoding inactive poly [ADP-ribose] polymerase RCD1 isoform X2, which yields MNRKVLDKSEGVMHNLKRKRESGACFTTFGHGLVANPQIPDLRGCNIKRCTNDFSCSIQSQILNKYCNFTKSGLPCRVLSFEDGEWKDFAENIISLVQEDFRLKKAITEAYFKNQHFLLDFVHMVYIDLKTGLQKPIAWIDADGKCYFPEVCPENYGLNRYHHYGKGKQVHMICDPNGTHEIDARLEISVSAAESSSSGSDDEVMSNVKRIKREEHTLCAQGNETVGENEPCPFLPSDISALESWQEKKVRPTGDPRASAVLDLLLKSLGQVIDAKDILRILKTPAKNDLGMVRFSLFQEQAMVTQKVRGNANVRYAWLSTSKDVVEEVMSKGVLKKPIQKPAFGNGIHLAPANCSNIRASCSDIDENGVVHMMLCRVIMGNMELIPMGSMQHQPSHENFDSGIDDIQNPKRYITWDLNMHTHIYAEYIVTLNLPTNAKEGLVREASISNVSALTNSYSPHSLFQDKCQPSPVVGNQSTGLLSGRAPKTPTSPWMPFSMLFAAISTKVLPEDMDLVNTHYEDFKKKKISRIDLIKKLRQIVGDKLLVSTIMRLQHTLPPMARHPPPKSWSTELQNKPGNGGSPSLFPGWC from the exons ATGAACCGAAAGGTATTGGATAAAAGTGAAGGTGTTATGCACAATCTGAAGAGGAAGAGAGAATCTGGTGCATGTTTCACTACTTTTGGCCATGGCCTAGTAGCAAATCCACAAATCCCAGATCTAAGGGGTTGCAACATAAAGCGTTGTACAAATGATTTCAGCTGCAGTATTCAGAGTCAAATTCTCAATAAATATTGCAATTTCACAAAAAGTGGTTTGCCATGTCGGGTGCTATCTTTCGAGGATGGTGAATGGAAAGATTTTGCTGAGAATATCATCAGTTTGGTCCAGGAAGATTTCCGGCTAAAGAAGGCAATTACTGAAGCATATTTTAAGAATCAGCACTTTTTGTTAGACTTTGTCCACATGGTATACATTGATCTGAAAACAGGTTTACAGAAACCGATCGCTTGGATTGATGCAGATGGGAAATGTTATTTCCCAGAAGTATGTCCTGAAAATTATGGATTAAATAGATACCATCATtatggcaagggcaaacaagttcACATGATTTGTGATCCAAATGGGACACATGAAATTGATGCCCGTTTGGAGATTTCTGTTAGTGCAGCTGAAAGCTCAAGTTCAGGATCTGATGATGAGGTTATGTCCAATGTCAAGAGGATCAAGAGAGAAGAACATACTTTATGTGCTCAAGGCAATGAGACTGTTGGAGAAAATGAGCCATGTCCATTTCTCCCTTCAGATATTTCTGCTTTAGAAAGTTGGCAAGAAAAGAAGGTTAGACCTACTGGTGATCCGCGAGCCAGTGCTGTGCTGGACTTGTTACTTAAGAGTTTGGGCCAAGTAATTGATGCAAAGGACATTCTTAGGATCCTTAAAACTCCAGCAAAAAATGACTTAGGTATGGTTCGATTTAGCCTTTTTCAAGAGCAAGCTATGGTCACCCAAAAAGTCCGTGGCAATGCAAATGTTCGTTATGCCTGGCTTAGTACCTCCAAGGATGTTGTGGAAGAGGTGATGTCGAAGGGAGTTTTGAAGAAACCTATACAGAAGCCTGCTTTTGGCAATGGCATTCATCTGGCACCAGCAAATTGTTCAAACATACG TGCAAGCTGTTCTGATATTGACGAAAATGGTGTTGTCCATATGATGTTGTGCCGTGTAATTATGGGGAACATGGAGCTGATTCCGATGGGATCCATGCAGCATCAGCCCAGCCATGAAAATTTTGACAGTGGCATAGATGATATTCAAAATCCAAAGCGTTATATTACATGGGACTTGAATATGCATACTCATATTTATGCAGAATATATTGTAACTTTAAACTTGCCAACCAATGCTAAAG AAGGTTTGGTCAGGGAAGCCAGTATATCTAATGTATCTGCTTTGACAAATTCTTATTCACCTCACAGTTTATTTCAG GATAAGTGTCAGCCATCTCCAGTTGTGGGAAATCAATCTACAGGTTTATTGTCAGGCCGAGCTCCAAAAACTCCAACTTCACCATGGATGCCATTCTCAATGTTGTTTGCTGCAATTTCAACTAAAGTACTTCCTGAAGACATGGATTTAGTTAATACTCATTATGAAGATTTTAAG aagaagaagataagCAGGATTGACCTGATTAAAAAGTTACGGCAGATAGTTGGTGATAAATTGTTGGTTTCTACAATAATGAGGCTGCAACACACG TTACCACCAATGGCCAGACATCCACCTCCAAAATCCTGGTCCACGGAGCTGCAAAACAAGCCTGGAAATGGTGGAAGCCCCTCCTTGTTTCCAGGTTGGTGTTAG
- the LOC135610232 gene encoding homeobox-leucine zipper protein ROC3-like isoform X1 translates to MYGDCQVLSSMVSGNVASPDSLFASPIQNPNLGFLANMPPFNAFSSIIPKEEGLMLIGRGVSKEEEMESGSGSGPLDGVLSCGEEHDNELQQQPPSQQQQQPVAKRKRYHRHTTRQIQEMEALFKECPHPDEKQRMKLSQELSLKPRQVKFWFQNRRTQMKAQQDRADNVVLRAENESLKNENFRLQAAIQNVVCPNCGGPAILGEMSFDEQQLRIENARLKDELERLSCIASRYSGRQQQPLGPAPPILLPSLDLDMGIYSRHFKEPPVVSCNDIIPVPQISDQASPFSGMLILDQDKPLVLDLAITAADHLVRMCRTNGPLWIRRDCRTTEVLDLEEHAKNFSWPMDLKQQHGEVRTEASRDSAMVIMNSITLVDAFLDADKWMGLFPSVVSKATTVQVLSPGVAGHGNGCLHLLHAELQFLSPLVPAREAHFFRYLQHNSEEGTWIIVDFPVDGCVDGLQTSLPWYRRRTSGCVIQDMPNGYSKVMWVEHAEVEDKPVHQIFDQFVSTGVAFGATRWVSTLQRQCERLASLLARNIADLGVIPTPEARKNMMKLSQRMMRTFCASVHASGMQSWTALSESSDDTIRVTTRKNTEPGQPNGVILTAVSTTWLPFSHQQVFELLTDEQRRSQLDVLSSGNSLHEVAHIANGSHPRNCVSLLRVNAASNSSHSVELLLQESSTHPSGGSIVVYATIDVDAVQVAMSGEDPSYIPLLPTGFVISPAAPPNGVISSSDGSASTIGCLLTIGMQVLASAVPSAKLNLSSVTAINNHLRNTVQQISAVLGGGAAAQPAAMAPEQ, encoded by the exons ATGTATGGAGATTGCCAAGTGCTGTCATCCATGGTGAGTGGTAATGTTGCGTCACCCGATTCACTCTTCGCCTCTCCGATCCAAAACCCTAACCTCGGCTTCCTGGCCAACATGCCCCCTTTCAACGCTTTCTCCTCTATCATTCCG AAGGAGGAGGGGCTGATGTTGATTGGGAGGGGAGTGAGCAAAGAAGAGGAGATGGAGAGTGGGTCTGGTAGCGGACCCTTGGACGGAGTGCTTAGCTGCGGCGAGGAACATGATAACGAGTTGCAACAACAACCACcatcgcagcagcagcaacagccggTTGCCAAGAGGAAGCGCTACCACCGCCACACCACCCGACAGATTCAAGAAATGGAAGC GTTGTTTAAGGAATGTCCGCACCCGGACGAGAAGCAGAGGATGAAGCTAAGCCAAGAACTCAGCCTCAAACCTCGGCAGGTCAAGTTCTGGTTCCAGAACCGCCGGACCCAGATGAAG GCGCAACAAGACCGGGCGGACAACGTGGTACTGCGAGCCGAGAACGAGAGCCTGAAGAACGAGAACTTCCGGCTGCAGGCTGCGATTCAGAACGTCGTCTGCCCCAACTGCGGCGGCCCGGCGATCCTCGGCGAGATGTCTTTCGACGAGCAGCAACTGCGCATCGAAAACGCCCGACTCAAGGACGAG CTCGAACGTCTATCCTGCATCGCATCCCGCTATAGTGGCCGGCAACAGCAGCCATTAGGTCCCGCACCGCCTATACTGCTCCCCTCGCTGGATCTCGACATGGGCATCTACTCGAGGCACTTCAAGGAGCCGCCAGTGGTGAGTTGCAATGACATAATCCCCGTTCCACAGATCTCCGACCAAGCCTCTCCCTTCTCTGGCATGCTCATCCTGGACCAAGATAAGCCGTTGGTTCTGGACCTAGCAATCACGGCGGCTGATCACTTAGTCAGGATGTGCCGCACGAACGGGCCACTATGGATTAGAAGAGATTGTCGCACCACGGAGGTCTTGGATTTGGAAGAGCATGCAAAAAACTTCTCCTGGCCGATGGACTTGAAACAGCAGCACGGAGAGGTTAGGACCGAGGCTTCCAGGGACAGCGCCATGGTCATTATGAACAGCATTACGTTGGTCGATGCCTTCCTGGATGCC GACAAATGGATGGGGCTGTTTCCTTCCGTCGTCTCCAAGGCTACAACAGTTCAGGTGTTGAGTCCAGGAGTCGCTGGTCATGGCAATGGCTGCTTGCATCTG TTGCACGCAGAGCTTCAATTTCTGTCTCCTCTGGTGCCTGCGCGTGAGGCTCATTTCTTCCGGTACCTCCAACACAATTCAGAAGAAGGTACTTGGATCATTGTTGATTTCCCTGTCGATGGCTGCGTCGATGGCCTTCAAACGTCCCTCCCCTGGTATAGACGGAGGACCTCTGGTTGTGTCATCCAAGATATGCCCAATGGGTATTCCAAG GTGATGTGGGTAGAACATGCAGAGGTGGAGGATAAACCAGTGCATCAGATATTTGATCAATTTGTCAGCACCGGCGTGGCGTTTGGAGCAACACGCTGGGTTTCAACCCTGCAAAGGCAATGTGAGCGGCTTGCAAGCCTTCTGGCCAGAAATATTGCCGACCTTGGAG TGATCCCCACCCCGGAGGCAAGAAAGAATATGATGAAGCTGTCACAGAGAATGATGAGAACGTTCTGCGCCAGCGTACACGCCTCCGGAATGCAATCTTGGACAGCTCTTTCTGAATCATCCGATGACACAATCAGGGTGACAACCAGGAAAAATACTGAACCTGGCCAGCCAAATGGTGTTATTCTCACTGCTGTCTCGACAACATGGCTTCCTTTCTCTCATCAACAGGTGTTCGAGCTTTTGACGGACGAGCAAAGGAGGTCTCAG TTGGATGTTCTCTCAAGCGGTAACTCCTTACATGAGGTGGCTCATATCGCCAATGGTTCGCACCCAAGGAACTGCGTCTCGCTTCTGCGTGTTAAT GCGGCAAGCAACTCCTCCCACAGTGTGGAGCTCCTGCTTCAAGAAAGCAGCACTCACCCCTCCGGCGGCAGCATCGTCGTGTACGCTACCATCGACGTCGACGCCGTCCAGGTGGCGATGAGCGGCGAGGACCCGTCTTATATTCCCCTCCTCCCAACTGGCTTCGTCATCTCGCCCGCTGCCCCACCAAACGGCGTCATCAGCAGCAGCGATGGTTCGGCCAGTACCATCGGATGCCTGCTCACAATCGGCATGCAGGTTCTGGCTAGCGCAGTCCCATCTGCCAAGCTCAACCTCTCCAGCGTCACCGCCATCAACAACCACCTCCGCAACACCGTGCAACAGATCAGCGCCGTGCTCGGCGGTGGCGCCGCGGCCCAGCCGGCTGCTATGGCGCCGGAACAATAG
- the LOC103982043 gene encoding inactive poly [ADP-ribose] polymerase RCD1 isoform X1: MNRKVLDKSEGVMHNLKRKRESGACFTTFGHGLVANPQIPDLRGCNIKRCTNDFSCSIQSQILNKYCNFTKSGLPCRVLSFEDGEWKDFAENIISLVQEDFRLKKAITEAYFKNQHFLLDFVHMVYIDLKTGLQKPIAWIDADGKCYFPEVCPENYGLNRYHHYGKGKQVHMICDPNGTHEIDARLEISVSAAESSSSGSDDEVMSNVKRIKREEHTLCAQGNETVGENEPCPFLPSDISALESWQEKKVRPTGDPRASAVLDLLLKSLGQVIDAKDILRILKTPAKNDLGMVRFSLFQEQAMVTQKVRGNANVRYAWLSTSKDVVEEVMSKGVLKKPIQKPAFGNGIHLAPANCSNIRASCSDIDENGVVHMMLCRVIMGNMELIPMGSMQHQPSHENFDSGIDDIQNPKRYITWDLNMHTHIYAEYIVTLNLPTNAKEGLVREASISNVSALTNSYSPHSLFQDKCQPSPVVGNQSTGLLSGRAPKTPTSPWMPFSMLFAAISTKVLPEDMDLVNTHYEDFKKKKISRIDLIKKLRQIVGDKLLVSTIMRLQHTVRFHSFDCYHQWPDIHLQNPGPRSCKTSLEMVEAPPCFQVGVS; this comes from the exons ATGAACCGAAAGGTATTGGATAAAAGTGAAGGTGTTATGCACAATCTGAAGAGGAAGAGAGAATCTGGTGCATGTTTCACTACTTTTGGCCATGGCCTAGTAGCAAATCCACAAATCCCAGATCTAAGGGGTTGCAACATAAAGCGTTGTACAAATGATTTCAGCTGCAGTATTCAGAGTCAAATTCTCAATAAATATTGCAATTTCACAAAAAGTGGTTTGCCATGTCGGGTGCTATCTTTCGAGGATGGTGAATGGAAAGATTTTGCTGAGAATATCATCAGTTTGGTCCAGGAAGATTTCCGGCTAAAGAAGGCAATTACTGAAGCATATTTTAAGAATCAGCACTTTTTGTTAGACTTTGTCCACATGGTATACATTGATCTGAAAACAGGTTTACAGAAACCGATCGCTTGGATTGATGCAGATGGGAAATGTTATTTCCCAGAAGTATGTCCTGAAAATTATGGATTAAATAGATACCATCATtatggcaagggcaaacaagttcACATGATTTGTGATCCAAATGGGACACATGAAATTGATGCCCGTTTGGAGATTTCTGTTAGTGCAGCTGAAAGCTCAAGTTCAGGATCTGATGATGAGGTTATGTCCAATGTCAAGAGGATCAAGAGAGAAGAACATACTTTATGTGCTCAAGGCAATGAGACTGTTGGAGAAAATGAGCCATGTCCATTTCTCCCTTCAGATATTTCTGCTTTAGAAAGTTGGCAAGAAAAGAAGGTTAGACCTACTGGTGATCCGCGAGCCAGTGCTGTGCTGGACTTGTTACTTAAGAGTTTGGGCCAAGTAATTGATGCAAAGGACATTCTTAGGATCCTTAAAACTCCAGCAAAAAATGACTTAGGTATGGTTCGATTTAGCCTTTTTCAAGAGCAAGCTATGGTCACCCAAAAAGTCCGTGGCAATGCAAATGTTCGTTATGCCTGGCTTAGTACCTCCAAGGATGTTGTGGAAGAGGTGATGTCGAAGGGAGTTTTGAAGAAACCTATACAGAAGCCTGCTTTTGGCAATGGCATTCATCTGGCACCAGCAAATTGTTCAAACATACG TGCAAGCTGTTCTGATATTGACGAAAATGGTGTTGTCCATATGATGTTGTGCCGTGTAATTATGGGGAACATGGAGCTGATTCCGATGGGATCCATGCAGCATCAGCCCAGCCATGAAAATTTTGACAGTGGCATAGATGATATTCAAAATCCAAAGCGTTATATTACATGGGACTTGAATATGCATACTCATATTTATGCAGAATATATTGTAACTTTAAACTTGCCAACCAATGCTAAAG AAGGTTTGGTCAGGGAAGCCAGTATATCTAATGTATCTGCTTTGACAAATTCTTATTCACCTCACAGTTTATTTCAG GATAAGTGTCAGCCATCTCCAGTTGTGGGAAATCAATCTACAGGTTTATTGTCAGGCCGAGCTCCAAAAACTCCAACTTCACCATGGATGCCATTCTCAATGTTGTTTGCTGCAATTTCAACTAAAGTACTTCCTGAAGACATGGATTTAGTTAATACTCATTATGAAGATTTTAAG aagaagaagataagCAGGATTGACCTGATTAAAAAGTTACGGCAGATAGTTGGTGATAAATTGTTGGTTTCTACAATAATGAGGCTGCAACACACGGTTCGTTTTCACAGTTTTGATTG TTACCACCAATGGCCAGACATCCACCTCCAAAATCCTGGTCCACGGAGCTGCAAAACAAGCCTGGAAATGGTGGAAGCCCCTCCTTGTTTCCAGGTTGGTGTTAGTTAG
- the LOC135610232 gene encoding homeobox-leucine zipper protein ROC3-like isoform X2, with product MYGDCQVLSSMVSGNVASPDSLFASPIQNPNLGFLANMPPFNAFSSIIPEEGLMLIGRGVSKEEEMESGSGSGPLDGVLSCGEEHDNELQQQPPSQQQQQPVAKRKRYHRHTTRQIQEMEALFKECPHPDEKQRMKLSQELSLKPRQVKFWFQNRRTQMKAQQDRADNVVLRAENESLKNENFRLQAAIQNVVCPNCGGPAILGEMSFDEQQLRIENARLKDELERLSCIASRYSGRQQQPLGPAPPILLPSLDLDMGIYSRHFKEPPVVSCNDIIPVPQISDQASPFSGMLILDQDKPLVLDLAITAADHLVRMCRTNGPLWIRRDCRTTEVLDLEEHAKNFSWPMDLKQQHGEVRTEASRDSAMVIMNSITLVDAFLDADKWMGLFPSVVSKATTVQVLSPGVAGHGNGCLHLLHAELQFLSPLVPAREAHFFRYLQHNSEEGTWIIVDFPVDGCVDGLQTSLPWYRRRTSGCVIQDMPNGYSKVMWVEHAEVEDKPVHQIFDQFVSTGVAFGATRWVSTLQRQCERLASLLARNIADLGVIPTPEARKNMMKLSQRMMRTFCASVHASGMQSWTALSESSDDTIRVTTRKNTEPGQPNGVILTAVSTTWLPFSHQQVFELLTDEQRRSQLDVLSSGNSLHEVAHIANGSHPRNCVSLLRVNAASNSSHSVELLLQESSTHPSGGSIVVYATIDVDAVQVAMSGEDPSYIPLLPTGFVISPAAPPNGVISSSDGSASTIGCLLTIGMQVLASAVPSAKLNLSSVTAINNHLRNTVQQISAVLGGGAAAQPAAMAPEQ from the exons ATGTATGGAGATTGCCAAGTGCTGTCATCCATGGTGAGTGGTAATGTTGCGTCACCCGATTCACTCTTCGCCTCTCCGATCCAAAACCCTAACCTCGGCTTCCTGGCCAACATGCCCCCTTTCAACGCTTTCTCCTCTATCATTCCG GAGGAGGGGCTGATGTTGATTGGGAGGGGAGTGAGCAAAGAAGAGGAGATGGAGAGTGGGTCTGGTAGCGGACCCTTGGACGGAGTGCTTAGCTGCGGCGAGGAACATGATAACGAGTTGCAACAACAACCACcatcgcagcagcagcaacagccggTTGCCAAGAGGAAGCGCTACCACCGCCACACCACCCGACAGATTCAAGAAATGGAAGC GTTGTTTAAGGAATGTCCGCACCCGGACGAGAAGCAGAGGATGAAGCTAAGCCAAGAACTCAGCCTCAAACCTCGGCAGGTCAAGTTCTGGTTCCAGAACCGCCGGACCCAGATGAAG GCGCAACAAGACCGGGCGGACAACGTGGTACTGCGAGCCGAGAACGAGAGCCTGAAGAACGAGAACTTCCGGCTGCAGGCTGCGATTCAGAACGTCGTCTGCCCCAACTGCGGCGGCCCGGCGATCCTCGGCGAGATGTCTTTCGACGAGCAGCAACTGCGCATCGAAAACGCCCGACTCAAGGACGAG CTCGAACGTCTATCCTGCATCGCATCCCGCTATAGTGGCCGGCAACAGCAGCCATTAGGTCCCGCACCGCCTATACTGCTCCCCTCGCTGGATCTCGACATGGGCATCTACTCGAGGCACTTCAAGGAGCCGCCAGTGGTGAGTTGCAATGACATAATCCCCGTTCCACAGATCTCCGACCAAGCCTCTCCCTTCTCTGGCATGCTCATCCTGGACCAAGATAAGCCGTTGGTTCTGGACCTAGCAATCACGGCGGCTGATCACTTAGTCAGGATGTGCCGCACGAACGGGCCACTATGGATTAGAAGAGATTGTCGCACCACGGAGGTCTTGGATTTGGAAGAGCATGCAAAAAACTTCTCCTGGCCGATGGACTTGAAACAGCAGCACGGAGAGGTTAGGACCGAGGCTTCCAGGGACAGCGCCATGGTCATTATGAACAGCATTACGTTGGTCGATGCCTTCCTGGATGCC GACAAATGGATGGGGCTGTTTCCTTCCGTCGTCTCCAAGGCTACAACAGTTCAGGTGTTGAGTCCAGGAGTCGCTGGTCATGGCAATGGCTGCTTGCATCTG TTGCACGCAGAGCTTCAATTTCTGTCTCCTCTGGTGCCTGCGCGTGAGGCTCATTTCTTCCGGTACCTCCAACACAATTCAGAAGAAGGTACTTGGATCATTGTTGATTTCCCTGTCGATGGCTGCGTCGATGGCCTTCAAACGTCCCTCCCCTGGTATAGACGGAGGACCTCTGGTTGTGTCATCCAAGATATGCCCAATGGGTATTCCAAG GTGATGTGGGTAGAACATGCAGAGGTGGAGGATAAACCAGTGCATCAGATATTTGATCAATTTGTCAGCACCGGCGTGGCGTTTGGAGCAACACGCTGGGTTTCAACCCTGCAAAGGCAATGTGAGCGGCTTGCAAGCCTTCTGGCCAGAAATATTGCCGACCTTGGAG TGATCCCCACCCCGGAGGCAAGAAAGAATATGATGAAGCTGTCACAGAGAATGATGAGAACGTTCTGCGCCAGCGTACACGCCTCCGGAATGCAATCTTGGACAGCTCTTTCTGAATCATCCGATGACACAATCAGGGTGACAACCAGGAAAAATACTGAACCTGGCCAGCCAAATGGTGTTATTCTCACTGCTGTCTCGACAACATGGCTTCCTTTCTCTCATCAACAGGTGTTCGAGCTTTTGACGGACGAGCAAAGGAGGTCTCAG TTGGATGTTCTCTCAAGCGGTAACTCCTTACATGAGGTGGCTCATATCGCCAATGGTTCGCACCCAAGGAACTGCGTCTCGCTTCTGCGTGTTAAT GCGGCAAGCAACTCCTCCCACAGTGTGGAGCTCCTGCTTCAAGAAAGCAGCACTCACCCCTCCGGCGGCAGCATCGTCGTGTACGCTACCATCGACGTCGACGCCGTCCAGGTGGCGATGAGCGGCGAGGACCCGTCTTATATTCCCCTCCTCCCAACTGGCTTCGTCATCTCGCCCGCTGCCCCACCAAACGGCGTCATCAGCAGCAGCGATGGTTCGGCCAGTACCATCGGATGCCTGCTCACAATCGGCATGCAGGTTCTGGCTAGCGCAGTCCCATCTGCCAAGCTCAACCTCTCCAGCGTCACCGCCATCAACAACCACCTCCGCAACACCGTGCAACAGATCAGCGCCGTGCTCGGCGGTGGCGCCGCGGCCCAGCCGGCTGCTATGGCGCCGGAACAATAG